GAGCACCGTGGGAGGCGCCCACACCGGCGAAGCCGTGGCGCTTCATGACACCGGCGAAACCCTTACCCTTGGAGGTTCCGGTGACGTCGACCAGCTGGCCGACCTCGAAGGTGTCAGCGGCCAGCTCCTGGCCGGGGGTGAACTCCGACGCCAGGGAGGTGCGAATCTCCGCCACGTGGCGGCGGGGCTCGACCCCGGCCTTGGCGAAGTGGCCGGCGAGCGGCTTGGTGACCTTGCGGGCGTCGATGTCGCCGAAGGCGAGCTGAACGGCCTCGTAGCCATCGGTCTCGATGGTGCGGACCTGGGTCACGACGTTGGTGTCGACCCGGACGACGGTCACGGGGCGCAGGACCCCGTTCTCGTCCCAGATCTGCGTCATGCCGAGCTTGGTGCCGAGCAGCGCCTTGGCAGGCGCGGCGGCAGCCGGCGTGTTAAGCGTTGTCATGGCAGTCCTCAGAGCTTGATCTCGATGTTGACGTCAGCGGGCAGGTCGAGACGCATGAGCGAGTCG
This region of Actinomyces oris genomic DNA includes:
- the rplC gene encoding 50S ribosomal protein L3 gives rise to the protein MTTLNTPAAAAPAKALLGTKLGMTQIWDENGVLRPVTVVRVDTNVVTQVRTIETDGYEAVQLAFGDIDARKVTKPLAGHFAKAGVEPRRHVAEIRTSLASEFTPGQELAADTFEVGQLVDVTGTSKGKGFAGVMKRHGFAGVGASHGAHRNHRKPGSIGACATPGRIFKGLRMAGRMGHARRTVQNLKIRGIDVDKGVLLVNGAIPGPKGSVVVVRTAVKGA